In Fundulus heteroclitus isolate FHET01 chromosome 18, MU-UCD_Fhet_4.1, whole genome shotgun sequence, a single genomic region encodes these proteins:
- the snrpa gene encoding U1 small nuclear ribonucleoprotein A, whose amino-acid sequence MTTPEVRPNHTIYINNLNEKIKKDELKKSLYAIFSQFGQILDILVARNLKMKGQAFVIFKEINSASNALRSMQGFPFYDKPMRIQYSKTDSDIIAKMKGTYVERDRKKEKKKPKPESISKKAAAAMVAGVAAGMPGMPPMSQAPRMMHIPGQPYMPPPGMMPPPGMAPGQIPPGAIAPGQMMPGQMPQQISENPPNHILFLTNLPEETNELMLSMLFNQFPGFKEVRLVPGRHDIAFVEFENEVQASAARDALQGFKITQTNAMKISFAKK is encoded by the exons ATGACCACCCCAGAGGTTCGTCCGAATCACACCATCTACATCAACAACCTGAACGAGAAAATCAAGAAGGATG AGCTGAAAAAGTCGCTTTATGCCATCTTCTCCCAGTTTGGGCAAATTTTGGACATCTTGGTAGCACGAAACTTGAAGATGAAGGGCCAggcctttgttatttttaaggaGATCAACAGCGCCTCCAACGCCTTGAGGTCCATGCAGGGATTTCCTTTCTACGATAAGCCCATG CGAATCCAGTATTCCAAGACAGACTCTGACATTATTGCTAAGATGAAGGGCACCTATGTGGAACGAGACCgtaagaaggagaagaagaagcccAAACCTGAAAGTATAAGTAAGAAAGCGGCTGCAGCCATGGTGGCCGGAGTAGCTGCAGGCATGCCG GGAATGCCTCCCATGAGCCAGGCCCCACGGATGATGCACATTCCCGGGCAGCCTTACATGCCTCCTCCGGGAATGATGCCCCCGCCTGGAATGGCTCCCGGCCAGATTCCTCCAGGTGCCATTGCTCCTGGTCAGATGATGCCAGGGCAGATGCCGCAGCAG atttCAGAAAATCCCCCCAATCACATCCTGTTTCTCACAAACCTGCCCGAGGAGACCAACGAACTCATGCTCTCCATGCTCTTCAATCA GTTCCCTGGCTTCAAAGAGGTGCGTCTGGTTCCCGGCCGTCACGACATCGCCTTTGTGGAGTTTGAGAACGAGGTCCAGGCCAGCGCTGCACGAGACGCCCTGCAGGGCTTCAAGATCACACAGACGAACGCCATGAAGATCTCTTTCGCTAAGAAGtga
- the LOC110366501 gene encoding uncharacterized protein LOC110366501, which translates to MARKQEETKSKHLHREFVSDLLWKVIEKVEDESNKQHVRETFRGAHRLLLDKILEKTKTFDLNVVSEIADELSEEIFRSISQGTSNKYVDPEVYYETFSKHMDSDVTRPVKVDTSERKRRGTQKQRKQIIRNIFESLILKAEEHSFLTHSPDKWNHAFSAVFPVVWDEIKDMDFVIFPKMEEKLSSDIFDLLCGNEILLELNLFYLMSKAHPMVVKKIISCFKMTLSHPRKVHFNDAWHIRVWKATKKWFRSTSINSILAYSKVAEPEPPTPKAQPETTGSPKAVGGHKTSELLQETFPEPEPASLEPVECVEAVYPWRLNKVSNKQAETVVSYTPVVIHVSPCNPTFEKRSGGITKNEILNFNQ; encoded by the exons ATGGCCAGGAAGCAGGaggaaacaaaatcaaaacatctcCACAGGGAATTTGTCAGTGACCTTCTGTGGAAAGTGATCGAAAAGGTCGAAGACGAATCAAACAAGCAACATGTCAGAGAAACCTTTAGGGGTGCCCACCGTCTACTTTTAGATAAGATTTTGGAAAAAACTAAGACATTTGATTTGAATGTCGTTTCAGAAATTGCAGATGAGCTCTCCGAAGAAATCTTTCGAAGCATCAGTCAAG GAACATCCAACAAATATGTTGACCCTGAGGTATATTACGAAACCTTTTCCAAGCACATGGACTCTGATGTGACAAGACCAGTGAAGGTTGACACAAGTGAGAGGAAAAGACGGGGAACACAGAAACAACGCAAACaaataataagaaacattttTGAGAGCCTAATCCTAAAAGCCGAAGAGCACAGTTTCCTAACTCACAGCCCAGACAAATGGAACCATGCCTTCAGTGCAGTCTTTCCAGTAGTCTGGGATGAAATCAAGGATATGGATTTTGTCATCTTCCCAAAGATGGAAGAAAAACTCAGCTCAGACATCTTTGACCTTCTGTGTGGAAACGAAATTCTCCTAGAGCTCAATCTTTTCTATTTGATGAGCAAAGCCCACCCAATGGTTGTTAAAAAGATTAtcagttgttttaaaatgaccctttCACATCCCAGAAAAGTTCATTTCAACGATGCATGGCATATACGTGTTTGGAAGGCCACCAAAAAGTGGTTTAGATCTACTTCAATAAATTCTATACTTGCATACTCAAAAGTCGCTGAGCCTGAGCCACCAACCCCAAAAGCTCAACCGGAGACAACTGGATCCCCCAAAGCTGTCGGGGGACATAAAACCTCAGAGTTGTTACAGGAAACGTTCCCAGAACCTGAACCGGCATCCCTTGAACCTGTGGAGTGTGTAGAAGCTGTTTACCCCTGGCGTTTGAACAAAGTGTCGAATAAACAAGCTGAAACTGTGGTTAGTTACACTCCAGTTGTCATACATGTGAGTCCTTGTAATCCTACTTTTGAAAAAAGATCTGGAGGTATtaccaaaaatgaaatcttaaattttaatcagtaa